One window from the genome of Deinococcus metalli encodes:
- a CDS encoding DUF3761 domain-containing protein, which produces MRRAPSTTGTVLTVLPQGTRVQVGTCTTWCAVTAGTRHGYVSRSLLRFPAPPTPAPRPATPSSGTYTNVDGQQIQRPVVADTRPSGASAQCRDGSYSFSMHRRGTCSHHGGVATWY; this is translated from the coding sequence CTGCGCCGCGCCCCCAGCACCACCGGCACCGTCCTGACCGTCCTTCCTCAGGGAACGCGTGTGCAGGTCGGTACCTGCACCACGTGGTGTGCCGTCACGGCCGGCACCCGCCACGGGTACGTCTCCAGGAGCCTGCTGCGCTTCCCCGCGCCCCCCACGCCTGCTCCGCGCCCAGCCACGCCCAGCTCTGGAACGTACACGAATGTGGATGGCCAGCAGATCCAGCGTCCGGTCGTGGCCGACACCAGGCCGAGTGGCGCGTCCGCGCAGTGCCGCGACGGCTCGTACTCGTTCAGCATGCACCGGCGCGGCACGTGCTCGCACCACGGCGGCGTCGCCACCTGGTACTGA
- a CDS encoding DUF3006 domain-containing protein gives MARRKRTRSVLRTAASTPKVEQAPTRVVIDALEGDKARVELPDGTTADWDRASLPTGVREGDVIRIEGEGKDQTFSIEAQETEARRTQTQSDLDALNAGPTTGELKL, from the coding sequence ATGGCCAGACGCAAACGAACCCGCTCCGTCCTCCGCACGGCTGCGAGCACCCCGAAGGTGGAGCAGGCGCCCACGCGCGTGGTGATCGACGCGCTGGAAGGCGACAAAGCCCGTGTCGAGCTGCCGGACGGCACGACCGCCGACTGGGACCGCGCGAGCCTGCCTACGGGCGTCAGGGAGGGGGACGTGATCCGCATCGAGGGCGAGGGCAAGGATCAGACGTTCTCCATTGAAGCTCAGGAGACTGAGGCCCGCCGGACGCAGACGCAATCCGACCTCGACGCCTTGAATGCCGGGCCGACGACTGGCGAGCTCAAGCTGTGA
- a CDS encoding class I SAM-dependent DNA methyltransferase, with the protein MRPAVEPFAHELASVVLWIGHIQWKRAHGGEWDSPVLERLDGLRHHDALLNPDGSAYAWPEAEFIVGNPPFLGEKKQGPCLGQAYVDQLRSEYQGVLPATSDLVCYWFEKARAAIEAGTTRRAGLISTNSINMPGNRRVLERINETGGIFQAWPNLPWLQDGAAVRVAAVCFDDGREAQHVLGYLEGEGTPAEVEVLVPVPVIHANLSGGADVTTAARLPENANLSFQGVKLAGAFDLPGNVARAWLTLPNPDGADNADVLRPLLNGDDLVDVRGDTWVIDFGSRTEAEAARYLVPFAHVVEHVKPVRATNKDKMRAAQWWQLARPYTGMRNALAPLPRYLATSIVAKHRAFVWCDARDLPSGRLVVVASDEDWMHGVLNSRLHVMWAAANASTHGKGNDLVYTSSTCFEAFPLPTWTPQTQAQVAEAARFLETARTALRAQGYTLTGMMNLLSDGLGTASPAYTLRLAHERLDAAVAAAYGWDWPLAGDEILTQLLALNLERTARAQPTPTFRPAPVP; encoded by the coding sequence GTGCGCCCTGCTGTGGAGCCCTTCGCGCACGAGCTGGCCAGCGTGGTGCTGTGGATTGGCCACATTCAGTGGAAGCGCGCGCACGGCGGGGAATGGGATTCCCCCGTTCTGGAGCGTCTGGACGGCCTGCGCCATCACGACGCCCTGCTCAACCCGGACGGCAGCGCCTACGCGTGGCCTGAGGCCGAGTTCATCGTCGGCAATCCACCGTTCTTGGGAGAGAAAAAGCAGGGGCCATGCCTGGGTCAGGCGTACGTGGATCAGTTGCGTTCAGAGTACCAGGGCGTGCTGCCGGCGACGTCCGACCTGGTCTGCTACTGGTTTGAGAAGGCCCGCGCCGCCATCGAGGCCGGCACCACCCGGCGCGCCGGGCTCATCAGCACGAACTCCATCAACATGCCTGGTAATCGCCGCGTGCTGGAGCGCATCAACGAGACCGGCGGGATCTTCCAGGCGTGGCCGAATCTGCCGTGGTTGCAGGACGGCGCGGCCGTGCGCGTGGCCGCCGTGTGCTTTGACGACGGCCGAGAGGCGCAGCACGTCCTGGGCTACCTGGAAGGTGAGGGCACCCCGGCCGAGGTGGAGGTGCTCGTGCCTGTGCCCGTCATTCACGCCAACCTGTCCGGCGGGGCCGACGTGACCACGGCCGCCCGCTTGCCTGAGAACGCGAACCTGAGCTTCCAGGGCGTGAAGCTGGCCGGGGCCTTCGACCTGCCGGGCAACGTGGCGCGCGCGTGGCTGACCCTGCCCAACCCGGACGGCGCGGACAATGCCGACGTGCTGCGCCCTCTGCTGAACGGCGACGACCTGGTGGATGTGCGCGGGGACACCTGGGTGATCGACTTTGGAAGCCGCACAGAGGCGGAAGCCGCGCGCTACCTGGTGCCCTTTGCACACGTGGTCGAGCACGTGAAGCCGGTGCGGGCGACCAACAAGGACAAAATGAGGGCCGCTCAGTGGTGGCAGCTCGCACGACCCTACACGGGGATGCGGAACGCGCTGGCCCCGCTGCCGCGCTACTTAGCGACATCCATCGTGGCCAAGCACCGGGCCTTCGTGTGGTGTGACGCGCGGGATCTTCCGTCAGGGCGGTTGGTGGTCGTGGCCAGTGACGAGGACTGGATGCACGGGGTACTGAACAGCCGCCTGCACGTAATGTGGGCCGCTGCGAATGCCAGCACCCACGGTAAGGGCAATGACCTGGTGTACACGTCATCTACATGCTTTGAGGCATTCCCCTTGCCAACTTGGACGCCGCAGACCCAGGCGCAGGTGGCGGAGGCCGCCCGCTTCCTGGAGACCGCGCGCACCGCCCTCAGGGCGCAGGGCTACACCCTGACCGGGATGATGAACCTGCTGTCGGACGGCCTGGGCACTGCGTCCCCGGCCTACACGCTGCGGCTGGCACACGAGCGCCTGGACGCGGCCGTGGCCGCCGCTTACGGCTGGGACTGGCCCCTGGCCGGCGACGAGATCCTGACGCAGCTGCTGGCACTGAACCTGGAGCGCACCGCAAGAGCCCAGCCAACCCCGACATTCCGGCCCGCCCCTGTCCCATGA
- a CDS encoding sce7726 family protein yields the protein MRELTLTHPEAPEVHVGRADLAILTPGFTCGYEIKTAQDKLTHLPAQLAKYAPQFDAWHLAVATGHVAEARTLAPTTWGLIELKDDGTFAVLRAAHTGKGHFNVERLLWTLTGEDLLTLYQLFYTRWPHKTTRAVLIKYLLKARPEQVLELALRHIRTRGHLRMQSWKVGGHP from the coding sequence GTGCGGGAACTGACCCTGACGCACCCCGAGGCCCCGGAGGTGCACGTCGGCCGCGCCGACCTAGCCATCCTCACGCCCGGTTTCACCTGCGGCTATGAGATCAAGACCGCGCAGGACAAGCTCACGCACCTCCCGGCACAGCTGGCCAAATACGCCCCGCAGTTTGACGCGTGGCACCTGGCGGTGGCGACCGGACATGTCGCGGAGGCGCGCACCCTGGCCCCCACCACGTGGGGCCTGATTGAGCTGAAGGACGACGGCACCTTCGCTGTTCTACGCGCAGCCCACACCGGCAAGGGGCACTTCAACGTGGAGCGCCTCCTGTGGACCCTGACGGGCGAGGACCTGCTGACCCTGTACCAGCTGTTTTACACGCGCTGGCCCCACAAGACCACGCGCGCCGTGCTCATCAAGTACCTGCTGAAGGCCCGGCCCGAACAGGTGCTGGAGCTGGCGCTGCGTCACATCCGCACCCGTGGCCACCTGCGGATGCAGTCTTGGAAGGTCGGAGGGCACCCATGA